The Nicotiana tomentosiformis chromosome 2, ASM39032v3, whole genome shotgun sequence genome includes the window GCTTTGGAAGTGTTTAATGGTACTTTGAGAAAAGATATTAGTACTTGGAATGCAATGATTGCAGGGTTAAGCAACCATGGGTTTTTGGATGATGCATTAGAGACTTTCAATGAACTCATTGCTGATGGTATCAAGCCTAACGAGGTCACTTTTGTAAGCGTTTTGTCTACTTGCAGTCAAGGGGGCTTATTAAGCGAGGGACGCAGGATGTTTGATCTCATGATTAGTGAATATAGGATTCAGCCTACGCTCGTGCATTATGGTTGTATGGTTGATTTACTTGGTCGGTTTGGATTATTAGAGGAGGCTGAAGAGCTCTTGAGCAGATTGCCAGTGAAAGAAGCTCCTGCTATTTGGGAGTCCCTCTTGAGTGCTTCCAGAAGCCACAATGATGTTGAATTGGCAGAGCGCATTGCTACCAAACTTTTAGAGCTTGATCCTCACGATAGTGCTGGTTATGTTCAACTATCAAATGTCCTTGCATCTATGGGGAGATGGGATGATGTTAGAGAAGTGCGGAGGAAGATGAGAAGTGAGGGAGTGACTAAAGAGCCCGGTTGTAGCATGATTGAAGTGGATGGAGTTGTTCACGAGTTCTTGGCTGGTGAAGGGATAATATTCTAACTTGGACAAAAGACTTCTTGGACAAGGCCATCAATCTAAAATAGTAATAGCTCTATAAGCGCTGCATCTGGGCTTCAGAGGAAGCTGAATCTTCCATTTGTCGTGAGTGCTTGTTACTCCTGTCATACTGTGGTACTAAAATTTTGCTGACCTGCTTCTACTACACTGCAGGCGATTTCTTTAATACTCTCTTGTACTTCTCAGGCTGCCAGATGGAAATTATAGTATGTAGACTTGAGTGGTGGCAAGACCTTAGGAAGCACAGATGATGCAAACTGTTAAAAAGGATAGAGTTTATCTTCTTTATACAGACCAAAACATTTGCTTATATTGGTAGAAATAGCTTTCTAGTGTAGCAGAAGCAAACAGTTTGTTGTGAACTATATAACAAGCAGCTATCCTGAACTGTATTAGAAGCAGCAATCAAAAACCTCTATTATAAATATAACGGATCTCGAAGTAAAGTTTATTATTCCTTTGCATGATTCTCTTCGGTTCATAATGTATAAGTATTTCTTATCATTTAGATGTCTTTTTTTGGGATAAATTTCTTATCCATTAGTTAATGCATTGGTATCCAGATACAGATGGAATTCTGGCTGCCAGATTCTAGTCGCAATTAAACTCCTTGTTAATTCCAGTAAAAGGAGCTAAATTGTCTTATGGACAATGAACTATTGTGTTCATTGCCCTGGCAAATATAAAAACTATCACGCTTGATTGCTCTTTGCAAATTTCAGAATGCAAAGCCTGTAATTCTAATTCGTTTTTCCTCATTTTAGTATTAAAGACATAGTAATAATTAAAAAACAATAAGCATTCTCCTAAGAGAGGACAAAACCTATAACTTATTTACATTTTCAGAACAACAGCAATTCTGCAATCCTGCTCCAATATTGACCTGGTTCAGCTCAAACCATACTTGTCGAAAGACCTTGATAATGAGATCATGGTATTCATCGCAATTCAGTGTCAGATAACAAGCCAATAACTCTTCAAGCTCCTCTGAGTTTTTTATCCCTCTCTGTGTTATCATCTCAAGCATCGACTCTCTGAAGTCCCTGAAAGGGTCAAATGAACTCTTCACAACAGCATAGCTATCGAAAACTGTCCTGTCTCCACCCGATTTTGTCTCTTGTCTCATCTTCATCTTTGCTTTCTTCATGTCTTCAAGAGCTTTGATTCTGCATTCTATCTTGGCTGTTGTTCTTGGTGAATATGCTCTAATTTTAACACCATGTTTTCGTCTTCTCTTCTGGTTTATGTACACTGATTTTCTCTGCTGATATTCACTTTTCTCTGACACGTCTTTGATCTTCTTGTCTTTCATCTCTAGGCATTCTGATTCAAATTCTTCTTCAGACAATTCATCAGCTTCGTCCTCTAGATTCAGAGATTCAAACATGTAAGTTTCCTTGACTGTATTCTGACTGGAATCAGTCACACTCCTCGTCTTTCTTGTACAATAGGCTCTTGATTTCTCCTTCCTCTTTTGCATTACCTTCTCATTCTCCGGCTCTATTTCGAATATATCTTTCTCTATCATCTCTGTTGctctttcttcttcttgatcAGGTTCTTTCGCATTTTCTGCTATTCTCTCCTCCAGAGCTTTTCTACTCAGTTTCCTCAACTTCTCATCTTTGATAGCATTCCTCTTTCTGTTGCTGAATTCTGCTTCTTTCTGTGCAATCCACATTTTCTTGTGCTTTTCCGCTATCTTTCTTGAAACCATATTATTGAACTCGTGATTCTCTTCTGCCAAAAGAATCTTGGAATTCCAAGCTGAAACTTGATCACATTCATCATAAGAACCATTCCAGAGTGGGTtctgaatttgttgattctgaggATGAGCTTCAAATCTGTCTTCAGTAAAAGAAAGCCTCCAATAaggatcatcatcatcatctccaCCATAGAATCTGCCTTCTTTCAAGCTAACATTCGTCGTCGGCGAAGTCAAAGAAGTCAAATTCACCTTGCCCTTGTGCTTCATTTTTGCTGCTTCTTGATGCTCAGTGTTGCCATTCTTCTTTTGCTTGAATTTTGACAGCCAAGAAACAGGGAAAACATGATTGATCAATGAAGTTGAAGGTTTCTTTTTTCCCCACTTCATTTTTTCAAAGCACCAAAAAATGGAAATTTTGGAAATATGCTAAATGGTCTTTGTTGGAGTTTGCTTGGAAGTTTGCAGAGGCAAAAAGAAGTGCAGTAGAAGCAGTTAAGGGGGACAGTTAGGCTGTTAAATAGAGACGTGGGATTCATGTTGGAGGAAGGTGTGCACTTTTTTAGGTTGTGTGTTTGCTTTTAGAAATTGTATTGCACTATTTAGTTCAAAAGAAAGGCCCGCCATTTGGAAATCTTgtgaccacttacccacttcttCCTACTTTCTAGTATTTGTACCTTGAAGAAGCTTTTGCAGAATTGCTGTTCTATCTTGAAGGGACCAAATTCACTTGGTCTCCTACCTAAAGTCATTACCCATGTATCCTTTTTACTTTTTGTCTTTTATTTTCTACCACTTATATACATCCACAGTGCCAATTTTTTTACACAACATCATAGTAGGttatttgctttttttttttctttttctagattACCAAATTATCTTGCTATAAATAGTTACATGTTGGTTTGAATCATTAAACTAGATGGTGTGAAAATACAATACAATGTATATATTTATAACCAGTAAGGCATATCGTCTAATAGGATAGGTGGGAGCTTTTCACACAATCAAGTGTGATTCGATTTCCATTACGCTAATATACCAATGTAATAGGTTTTAATTGTTATATGCAAAAAGTAACGGATTCACAGGGATTGACGAAAATGTTTGAAGTTAGTAATATTTCCAGTTTGTTATAATTGTGtttaaattcatcatattatATTATGACAAAGACCGTATcacaaattaatattataaaatagtttcaactcctttttttttttttttgaaattaggggtgtacatagttCGGGTTtgttcggatttttcaattaccaaaccaaaccaatggtgtTGGATTTTCAAATCataaaaccaaaccaacaaagtcagGTTTTTCCATCTCGATTTTTCTctgattttttagtttttttcctgattttcggattttttatcccggtaaagtcttcatagcacaaaatatttaacttgtgcttcaaatatttctttagtcctagtaagatacaactatataatttatttttcaagaaaataacataataatatgATATAAGTCATAACAATATACTAAAATatacaataaagataataaaattttataaagcaAATactgctaattaataagccataataaaaactaacacaatctaaaaatactatataggtcattctaaaataagtatagctaatacgTACTAGGagtattaattacataactaagcactaaagaaaaagataaactaagttatgtatttttattataaaccaatgtaaaactaaagaatagatatccaacactattgtcaGTCCTAGACtcctagtgttgaattgaatttcttttgttagcattagtattgatttgaactttgtttgagttactacatttatgtgctataaaatttatatatcatTCAGGAATGTTAAGCCCAAATTTTAAATAatatgttaaaagataaaattataaaaaaaattaagaaatatttataaatcatattacaataaatattttatgtataaaatatttttaaaaattatattaatatattattgggttggtttagtttcggtttgactttttttagttaaaaccaaaccaaaccaattatggtcggggtTTTTCTCcaatatcaaaccaaatcaaaccacaATCGAATTTTTCTCTGGCTTAACTCGAATTGCTGATTTGGTAcggtttatcgattttctttgtacacccatAAAGAATTCTGTAATAATGGTTGAGTCATGAGAAACTCTTTTAGTTATGCAAAAGATCTGTGTTTTCGAATAGTCAGGCTTACGACTATCCACAGTATTTCATCATGTAGGATTTTGAAAAGTGAATTGTGAAATTTTCTTTATATTTCTGAATGAAATTACTGTACAAGAGGACTGTATATTTATACAAGTATTAACTATTTTATAAagaatcaaaaaataaaaatagcctaTGAATTATGTACACTTGTCATATTTCTATTAGCTCAATTCTAACAATATAACTAACTATTATTCCTTCAGCATGTGGGTCTTTGTGTGCATGTGAGAAGGGTCTAGAATGTGACCATGCTTTGAACGGTCCAGATTAGATCCTTGATTATTTTGCTTGTTGGATGAGATAGTGCCACGTGGCTTTTCAAAGGATGGGCTAAGACCAAGTCTTAGCATTGTTTTGTCCGAATTTGTTTTGTCTAAGACCTTCAGtctttttttctcttcttcttcattgacttctttcttctcttcttctgtACAAATTCCTTTCTGAGAAATCAAATAGTTAGAGTGAGATCGATGTATTCCAACATCCTCCCTCAAGTTGGAGTGGATAGAAGATACCCCAACTTGCCAAGAATCGATATGTGAG containing:
- the LOC104117742 gene encoding transcription repressor OFP5; this encodes MKWGKKKPSTSLINHVFPVSWLSKFKQKKNGNTEHQEAAKMKHKGKVNLTSLTSPTTNVSLKEGRFYGGDDDDDPYWRLSFTEDRFEAHPQNQQIQNPLWNGSYDECDQVSAWNSKILLAEENHEFNNMVSRKIAEKHKKMWIAQKEAEFSNRKRNAIKDEKLRKLSRKALEERIAENAKEPDQEEERATEMIEKDIFEIEPENEKVMQKRKEKSRAYCTRKTRSVTDSSQNTVKETYMFESLNLEDEADELSEEEFESECLEMKDKKIKDVSEKSEYQQRKSVYINQKRRRKHGVKIRAYSPRTTAKIECRIKALEDMKKAKMKMRQETKSGGDRTVFDSYAVVKSSFDPFRDFRESMLEMITQRGIKNSEELEELLACYLTLNCDEYHDLIIKVFRQVWFELNQVNIGAGLQNCCCSENVNKL